The genomic interval CCTCTATAACAGCTATCAGGCTGTCCAGAGGGACTCCTTCCGCCGGAACTGCCGAGATGGTGAATGGGGAGGTGTTCATTCCGTAGGGGGCGGAAGCCCATGCCATTGTCGCGATACCCGGCGTTACAAGGTTTCTTTCGAACCAGGAAATCCTGCCGCGGCCCAGGTAGTACGCAAGCAGACTGAGCGCGGGAAGATCCGGGTCATCTACACTGCAGCCGTCGAAGTAGAACAGCACTCTGTCGGTTTCAGCCGGAAAATCGATCTCCAGATGGAAAGGACCTTCAAAGGTTTCTCTTTCATCCAGATCGAGAGAAGGGACATCAGCGAAAGGGATTCCTCCGAAGTAATCCTCCACAAGAGCCATTACAGCATCTTTGTCGAAATCCCCGACTATTGTCAGTGTAGCGTTTGCGGGCTGGTACCAGGTGTTGTAGTAATCGGTAACTTTCTGCCTGTCATAGGAAGCAATGGCTTCGCTCGTTCCAAGAACGGTTCTTCTGTATGGATGTTCACCATAGAAGACGGAATT from Candidatus Aegiribacteria sp. carries:
- a CDS encoding insulinase family protein, which gives rise to MKKVLGLFMLVFAAQNLSADPFVYTLDNGLTVVLEEMHYSPTVAVITRYNVGARYETDEITGISHFVEHMMFNGTQDISGLRFWQTSQKNGGQANGFTGKDFTTYYLYYPASALEEALLIESDRMRNCLMDSAGIAQEIGVVMDEWRLSQDSPDRILNYEANSVFYGEHPYRRTVLGTSEAIASYDRQKVTDYYNTWYQPANATLTIVGDFDKDAVMALVEDYFGGIPFADVPSLDLDERETFEGPFHLEIDFPAETDRVLFYFDGCSVDDPDLPALSLLAYYLGRGRISWFERNLVTPGIATMAWASAPYGMNTSPFTISAVPAEGVPLDSLIAVIE